In Neomonachus schauinslandi chromosome 6, ASM220157v2, whole genome shotgun sequence, a genomic segment contains:
- the LOC123325107 gene encoding protein C1orf194-like yields MPFTRDLFQHPMLDNDDTFLGKLRASKIPKDDLDFRLAALYNHHSGTFKNKSEILLHQETTQDTHGIIKTQFPGELLPPPPPPSITSRANIRHWINPKKESIHSIQGSIVSPHTAATNGGYSRKNDGGFFST; encoded by the exons ATGCCTTTCACCCGAGACCTCTTCCAGCACCCTATGTTGGATAACGATGATACCTTCCTGGGAAAACTCCGGGCTTCCA AGATACCAAAGGATGACCTGGATTTCCGCTTAGCAGCCTTGTACAACCACCACTCAGGGACATTCAAGAACAAAAGTGAGATACTCTTACACCAGGAGACCACCCAGGATACCCATGGAATCATCAAGACCCAATTCCCTGGAGAACTTTTACCCCCTCCTCCGCCACCTTCCATCACTTCCCGAGCTAACATCAGACACTGGATCAACCCTAAGAAGGAGTCTATCCACAGTATTCAGGGATCCATAGTGTCCCCTCACACTGCAGCCACCAATGGAGGCTACTCCCGAAAGAATGATGGTGGCTTCTTCTCTACCTAA